The proteins below come from a single Candidatus Anaeroferrophillus wilburensis genomic window:
- a CDS encoding FtsX-like permease family protein, with amino-acid sequence MNSLDRKRWRDFWHLRGQVVAITLVVASGVAIAIMSLSTLYSLRQTRSLYYQQNRFAEVFAELKRAPESLRRRLAAIPGMGIVETRVVAAASLRIAGCDEPVTGQLIAIPEQRDVWLNRLTVRHGRLVEPDRDDEVVISESFARAHRFSPGDTLTVIINGRQQNLEIVGIALSPEFVYEAKPGSLLPDYKRFGILWLGRKALENAYDMEGAFNNVVATLGSGAVIGSVVDRLDQLLEPYGGQGAYGRAEQLSHRYLSEEFRQLEQMATIYPTIFLGVAAFLLHVVISRLVHTERQQIAILKAFGYQNGVIGLHYFRLVMMIVLVGVACGVAVGVWLGRHLSELYMEYYRFPFLSYTVSPGVVAAVAAVTVLAAALGTVWSVSGAVRLPPAVAMRPAPPAVYRPSWLERLGLQRFFSQPARMVIRHLERQPLRSGLTIIGIAMAGAILMVGSIFQNSIEYLVDVHFGLAHREDLTVAFVEPTASRSLYELQRYPGVIWGEVYRTVPVRLRSRHRQYRTAVMGVRPENELHRLLDRDLQPFQPSPAGIMLTDQLGSILQVKEGDRLTVEALEGRRPVRELTVAGLVKEYVGVSAYMELAALNRFMAEGELVSGVYLRVDEDRLPAVYAALNTMPRVAGTVVQRHAVESFYETMAEQVLIFTFFVTMFAGIIAFGVVYNSARISLAERGRELASLRVLGFSRREISAILLGELAILTLAAIPLGFLAGYGLCFYIISYLQTDLYRIPLVIDGSTYAFSAVMVLLAAGISGLLVRRRLDHLDLIAVLKTRE; translated from the coding sequence ATGAACTCTCTGGATCGCAAACGATGGCGTGACTTCTGGCATCTTCGCGGCCAGGTGGTTGCCATTACCCTGGTGGTTGCCAGCGGGGTGGCCATCGCTATCATGTCCCTTTCCACCCTCTACTCGCTTCGCCAAACCCGATCGCTCTATTATCAGCAAAATCGTTTTGCCGAGGTGTTTGCCGAGCTCAAAAGGGCGCCGGAGTCCCTGCGCCGTCGTTTGGCAGCAATTCCCGGCATGGGTATAGTTGAAACGCGGGTGGTGGCGGCTGCCAGCCTGAGAATTGCCGGTTGTGATGAACCGGTTACCGGCCAGCTGATTGCCATTCCCGAACAGCGTGATGTCTGGCTTAACCGGCTGACGGTGCGGCATGGCCGGCTGGTGGAGCCTGATCGGGATGATGAGGTGGTGATCAGTGAGTCGTTTGCTCGCGCCCACCGCTTTTCTCCGGGGGATACCCTGACGGTGATTATCAACGGTCGGCAGCAAAACCTGGAGATTGTCGGCATTGCCCTGTCGCCCGAATTTGTCTACGAGGCGAAACCCGGTTCTTTGCTGCCCGATTACAAACGTTTCGGCATTCTTTGGCTCGGACGGAAAGCCTTGGAAAATGCCTATGATATGGAGGGGGCGTTCAATAATGTGGTGGCCACCCTGGGGTCGGGGGCGGTCATTGGCAGTGTGGTTGACCGGCTGGATCAGTTGCTGGAACCCTACGGTGGCCAGGGGGCGTACGGGCGCGCTGAGCAGTTGTCGCACCGCTATCTCAGCGAGGAATTTCGCCAGCTGGAACAGATGGCCACCATCTATCCGACTATTTTCCTCGGGGTGGCGGCTTTCCTGCTCCATGTGGTGATTTCCCGGCTGGTTCACACCGAACGACAGCAGATTGCCATTCTGAAAGCGTTCGGCTATCAGAACGGGGTTATTGGGCTGCACTATTTCAGACTGGTGATGATGATCGTCCTGGTGGGGGTTGCCTGCGGTGTTGCCGTCGGTGTGTGGCTCGGGCGGCATTTGAGCGAACTCTATATGGAGTATTACCGCTTTCCCTTCCTCTCCTATACGGTGAGTCCAGGTGTTGTGGCCGCGGTGGCGGCGGTGACGGTACTGGCTGCGGCCCTGGGGACCGTCTGGTCAGTGAGTGGCGCTGTCCGATTGCCGCCGGCGGTTGCCATGCGCCCGGCACCGCCGGCAGTCTATCGGCCAAGCTGGCTTGAACGTCTGGGGCTGCAGCGTTTTTTCTCCCAGCCGGCCAGGATGGTTATCCGCCATCTCGAACGCCAGCCCCTGAGAAGCGGACTTACCATTATCGGGATTGCCATGGCCGGGGCTATCCTCATGGTCGGCAGCATTTTTCAGAATTCCATCGAATATCTGGTTGATGTTCATTTCGGTCTGGCCCACCGGGAAGATCTGACGGTTGCCTTTGTTGAACCGACGGCCAGCCGGTCCCTCTATGAACTGCAGCGTTATCCCGGCGTCATTTGGGGGGAAGTCTATCGCACCGTGCCGGTGCGTTTGCGCAGCCGGCACCGCCAGTACCGTACCGCAGTGATGGGGGTTCGGCCGGAGAATGAACTGCATCGCTTGCTTGACCGCGACCTGCAGCCGTTCCAGCCGTCGCCGGCCGGCATCATGCTTACCGACCAGCTGGGCAGCATCCTCCAGGTCAAGGAGGGCGACCGGCTGACGGTGGAAGCCTTGGAGGGGCGTCGTCCGGTGCGGGAGTTGACCGTCGCCGGGCTGGTGAAGGAATATGTGGGGGTTTCAGCATATATGGAGCTGGCTGCTTTGAACCGCTTTATGGCGGAGGGAGAGCTGGTCTCCGGGGTCTATCTGCGGGTTGATGAGGACCGGTTACCGGCAGTCTATGCGGCGTTGAACACCATGCCCCGGGTAGCAGGGACGGTGGTTCAACGGCATGCGGTGGAAAGCTTCTATGAAACCATGGCTGAACAGGTGCTGATTTTCACCTTTTTTGTGACCATGTTTGCCGGTATTATCGCTTTCGGCGTGGTCTACAACAGTGCCCGGATTTCCCTGGCCGAGCGGGGACGGGAGCTGGCCAGCCTACGGGTTCTGGGTTTCAGCCGGCGGGAAATTTCCGCCATACTCCTGGGGGAGCTGGCGATCCTGACTCTGGCGGCGATTCCCCTTGGCTTTCTGGCAGGGTATGGTTTATGCTTCTACATCATTTCATATCTGCAGACCGATTTGTATAGGATTCCCCTGGTGATTGATGGTTCTACCTATGCCTTTTCAGCCGTCATGGTTTTGCTGGCCGCCGGCATTTCAGGAT